One stretch of Clostridium sp. Marseille-P299 DNA includes these proteins:
- a CDS encoding spore coat protein CotJB: MDKNREKLIHCITEVSFYLDDLRLFLDTHPCDREALAVYAEFQKRREALLKEYEEVYGPLRWYGYNNSCDIWNWTQYPWPWEGVC; encoded by the coding sequence ATGGATAAGAATCGTGAAAAATTAATTCATTGCATCACCGAAGTAAGTTTTTATTTGGATGATTTAAGACTGTTTCTAGATACTCATCCTTGTGATCGTGAAGCTTTAGCAGTCTATGCCGAATTCCAAAAAAGACGTGAGGCGTTATTAAAAGAATATGAAGAGGTGTATGGTCCATTACGCTGGTATGGATATAATAATTCATGTGATATTTGGAATTGGACGCAATATCCATGGCCTTGGGAAGGAGTGTGCTAA
- a CDS encoding DUF1292 domain-containing protein, which translates to MDRHGEDCNCEEGLDHDQVTLTLEDGSEVVCDIIAVFPCGEKEYIALLPENSGEEGEVYLYQFIQNGEDDIDLVNIEDDDEFEAVSDAFDEFLDSEEFDELLGDEDEE; encoded by the coding sequence ATGGATAGACATGGTGAAGACTGTAATTGTGAAGAAGGATTAGATCACGATCAGGTTACCTTAACATTAGAAGATGGCTCAGAGGTCGTTTGCGATATTATCGCAGTATTCCCTTGTGGAGAAAAAGAATACATTGCTTTATTACCAGAAAATAGTGGTGAAGAAGGCGAAGTTTATCTTTATCAATTTATTCAAAACGGTGAAGATGACATTGATCTTGTTAACATTGAAGATGATGACGAATTTGAAGCAGTATCCGATGCTTTCGATGAGTTTTTAGACTCTGAAGAATTTGATGAATTGCTTGGAGATGAAGACGAAGAATAG
- a CDS encoding manganese catalase family protein: MWTYERRLQYPVNIKECNPELAMVIITQFGGPDGELAASIRYLSQRFAMPYREVAGVLTDIGTEELAHLEIICAIVHQLTKNLTAEQIENSPFKNYYVDHTLGIWPQAASGAPWIAAYIQSKGDPITDLHEDMAAEQKARTTYDNILRLVHDRDVSDPIRFLREREIVHYQRFGESLRIVQDNLDSKNFYAFNPAFKNCK; encoded by the coding sequence ATGTGGACTTATGAGAGAAGATTGCAATATCCTGTAAATATTAAAGAATGTAATCCTGAATTAGCAATGGTTATAATTACACAATTCGGCGGACCAGATGGAGAATTAGCTGCATCCATAAGATATTTATCACAACGTTTTGCAATGCCGTATCGTGAAGTAGCAGGGGTTTTAACAGACATTGGAACTGAAGAATTAGCACATTTAGAGATTATCTGTGCAATTGTACATCAGCTAACAAAGAATTTAACTGCTGAACAAATAGAAAACAGCCCGTTTAAAAATTATTATGTAGATCATACCTTAGGAATTTGGCCACAAGCAGCAAGTGGAGCACCTTGGATAGCAGCCTATATTCAATCAAAAGGTGATCCGATTACTGACTTGCACGAAGATATGGCAGCCGAACAAAAAGCTAGAACGACATACGATAATATATTGCGACTAGTACATGATCGAGATGTAAGCGATCCAATTCGTTTTCTTCGAGAGAGAGAAATTGTTCATTATCAAAGATTTGGAGAAAGCTTGCGTATAGTACAGGATAATTTAGACTCTAAAAACTTCTATGCTTTCAACCCTGCATTTAAAAATTGCAAGTAA
- a CDS encoding ATP-dependent DNA helicase, with protein sequence MSKPNNETIKISVRNLVEFILRSGDIDNTRGTRDADAMQEGSRLHRKIQKRMGANYRAEVPLSISLPVSRDGVDFEFIVEGRADGIIQPEIEDGLVVIDEIKCMFQDVNTLTEMIPVHRAQAMCYAYIYSKQYELKQIGIQLTYCHMETETIRNFEENFTHEDLSIWFDNLVNEYCKWASWQINWRSLRDQTIKKLDFPFMYRPGQKDLVTGVYKTIIRDKKLFIEAPTGVGKTISTIFPTLKAMGEGFVEKIFYLTAKTITRTVAEDTYQLLMEKNLNLKVVTITSKEKICILDKSDCNPISCERAKGHFDRVNDAVFDLLTYETRISRDLITEYAAKYCVCPFEMCLDVTTWADTIICDYNYAFDPNVYLRRFFMNDKKQNYVFLIDEAHNLVDRAREMYSATLYKKDFLIAKKIIKDKSKSLAKYLDVCNNDLLRLKKLCDECEVHENVGDFVLHLLRLLSEFDEFFKENRIVEGKDEVLNLYFEANHFLYIHELLDENYLIYTDYDESGEFRIKLLCMDPSKNLLSCINKGRSAIFFSATLLPIQYYKEQLGGSEEDYAIYAPSPFDLSKRLLMIADDVSTKYTRRNALEYEKIVSYIEEFTKAKCGNYFVFFPSYQMMNQIAELAKERLEGIEMQKSSMSEEEKEEFLSKFVENPTKTTIGFCVMGGIFSEGIDLTKDRLIGAVIVGTGLPQVGTERELFRGFYDKRNGRGFDHAYLYQGMNKVLQSAGRVIRTLDDKGAILLLDERFLNSQYRNLFPREWFPYEIVNQTKMRGFLDEFWKDNESVNDN encoded by the coding sequence ATGAGTAAGCCAAATAATGAAACAATTAAAATATCAGTACGAAATTTAGTTGAATTTATACTTCGTTCTGGTGATATTGATAATACAAGAGGAACACGAGATGCTGATGCAATGCAAGAAGGAAGTAGATTGCATCGCAAGATTCAAAAAAGGATGGGTGCGAATTATCGAGCAGAGGTTCCGTTAAGTATTTCATTACCAGTAAGTAGGGATGGAGTAGATTTTGAGTTTATTGTGGAAGGTCGTGCAGATGGTATTATTCAACCAGAAATAGAGGATGGTCTTGTTGTCATTGATGAAATCAAATGTATGTTTCAAGATGTAAATACTTTAACTGAAATGATTCCTGTCCACCGAGCACAGGCCATGTGCTATGCATATATTTATTCAAAGCAATATGAACTTAAGCAGATAGGAATACAGCTTACTTATTGTCATATGGAAACAGAGACAATCCGAAATTTTGAAGAAAATTTTACTCATGAGGATTTGAGTATTTGGTTTGATAACTTAGTAAATGAATATTGCAAATGGGCATCTTGGCAGATAAATTGGCGTTCTTTGCGAGATCAGACGATTAAAAAGTTAGACTTTCCATTCATGTATCGACCAGGACAAAAGGATTTAGTAACTGGTGTATATAAGACAATTATACGAGATAAAAAACTATTTATTGAAGCACCAACCGGTGTTGGTAAGACAATTTCAACGATATTTCCAACATTAAAGGCGATGGGAGAAGGATTTGTTGAAAAGATATTTTATCTAACAGCTAAGACGATAACGAGAACGGTGGCAGAAGATACTTACCAGCTGTTAATGGAGAAAAATCTTAATTTAAAAGTAGTTACAATAACTTCAAAAGAAAAAATATGTATCTTAGATAAATCAGACTGTAATCCAATTTCTTGTGAACGGGCAAAAGGACATTTTGACCGTGTCAACGATGCAGTATTTGATTTATTAACCTATGAAACAAGAATTAGTAGGGATTTGATTACTGAATATGCTGCAAAATACTGTGTATGTCCCTTTGAAATGTGTCTTGATGTTACAACTTGGGCAGATACTATTATATGCGATTATAATTATGCCTTTGACCCCAATGTTTACTTAAGACGTTTTTTTATGAATGATAAAAAGCAAAACTATGTATTTCTAATTGATGAGGCTCATAATCTAGTAGACAGGGCTAGAGAGATGTATAGTGCTACTTTATATAAAAAAGACTTTTTAATTGCCAAGAAAATTATAAAAGACAAGTCAAAGTCTTTAGCAAAATATCTTGATGTATGTAATAATGACTTACTTCGTTTAAAAAAACTTTGTGATGAATGTGAAGTCCATGAAAATGTAGGAGATTTTGTCCTTCATTTGCTTCGTTTATTAAGTGAATTTGATGAGTTTTTTAAGGAAAATCGAATTGTAGAAGGCAAGGATGAAGTTTTAAATCTTTATTTTGAAGCCAATCATTTCTTATATATACATGAACTCTTGGATGAAAATTATCTTATTTATACGGATTATGATGAATCGGGAGAATTTCGTATTAAGTTATTGTGCATGGATCCGTCTAAGAACCTTTTATCTTGCATCAATAAAGGGAGAAGTGCTATCTTTTTTTCAGCAACCTTATTACCAATTCAGTACTATAAGGAACAGCTTGGTGGAAGTGAGGAAGATTATGCAATTTATGCTCCTTCTCCATTCGATTTATCAAAGCGTTTATTAATGATAGCAGATGATGTAAGTACAAAGTATACGAGACGAAATGCCCTTGAATATGAGAAAATCGTTTCGTACATCGAAGAATTTACAAAGGCAAAGTGCGGAAATTATTTTGTCTTTTTTCCATCCTATCAGATGATGAACCAGATTGCTGAGCTAGCAAAAGAGCGTCTTGAAGGGATAGAGATGCAAAAATCTAGCATGAGTGAAGAAGAGAAGGAAGAATTTCTATCAAAGTTTGTGGAAAATCCGACAAAAACTACAATAGGATTTTGTGTAATGGGTGGTATCTTTAGTGAGGGAATTGATTTGACAAAAGATCGATTAATTGGTGCTGTTATCGTTGGGACAGGCTTACCACAAGTAGGCACAGAGCGCGAATTGTTTCGAGGATTTTACGATAAGAGAAATGGAAGAGGATTTGATCATGCTTACTTGTATCAAGGAATGAATAAGGTGCTTCAATCTGCGGGAAGAGTGATACGAACCCTTGATGATAAGGGAGCTATCTTACTTCTTGATGAACGATTTTTAAATTCACAATATCGTAATCTCTTTCCTAGAGAATGGTTCCCTTATGAAATAGTAAATCAGACAAAGATGAGGGGATTTTTAGATGAATTTTGGAAAGATAATGAGAGTGTTAATGACAATTAA
- a CDS encoding spore coat associated protein CotJA yields the protein MRNVSYEDNNSTIAPEPLVAASNNDLVDCTSCGECPPLFGRHAHKDQCNECIMVNDMPGFALAMAYVPWQTFRNLYNEHDALCNGTIFKELNLEYRGRRCN from the coding sequence ATGAGGAATGTTTCGTATGAGGATAATAACAGTACCATAGCACCAGAACCATTGGTTGCTGCAAGTAATAACGATTTAGTTGATTGTACGAGTTGTGGAGAATGTCCTCCATTATTTGGCCGACATGCTCACAAGGATCAATGTAACGAATGTATAATGGTTAACGATATGCCAGGATTTGCATTGGCCATGGCATATGTGCCTTGGCAAACATTTAGAAATCTGTATAACGAGCATGATGCACTATGTAATGGTACAATATTCAAGGAACTAAATCTAGAATATCGCGGAAGGAGATGTAATTAA
- a CDS encoding beta-glucosidase, with protein MMQNEGMYVDELLKEMTLKEKVSMIHGSGLFRTEGIERLGIPPLITSDGPMGVRNEFEDASWKTIGNSDDFVTYLPSNTALAATFNRELAYEAGKVLGCEARGRGKDVILAPGINIQRSPLCGRNFEYMSEDPKLIEEIVVPFIQGIQENDVAACVKHFAANNQEIERLWVDTYMDERTLREIYLPGFYAAISKGNSYTLMGAYNRLFGEHCSESKYLLTKVLREEWGYDGTVISDWGAVHNTKNAAESSLDIEMSVTDNFNEYFMADPLIKAVENGEISEEHIDKKVKNILRLMYRLKMIGSKKEERMSGTYNTPKHHEVVLNTAREAIVLLKNEEKRLPIKTTGLKKIAVIGHNAEKVHANGGGSSEIKALYEISPLMGIKKLLGGNVKVEYAKGYYVPEKKDHSELNWQEASLLSHDEAIINTAESVDQKMKERMEEIKRQQKLLREEAVALAKKVDEVIIVGGLNHDYDCEGWDRSDLLLPYAQEELINAVLEVNANAVIVMITGAPVSYQAFVNKAKAILWTSYIGMEGGTALAEVLFGQVNPSGKLPMTIPKSLNDSPAHVYGEYGTKESVTYKEGLLVGYRYFDTKEVEPEFCFGHGLSYTTFECKDLLVSVDELTNENDLRVSLSMSVKNTGDIYGGETIQVYIKDMESSLIRPVHELKEFKKVFLAPSKEETICFELHKEAFSFYDDTKSCFVVEPGKFIIEIASSSRDVSLQGEITIENSYTYTLSKP; from the coding sequence ATGATGCAAAATGAAGGAATGTATGTTGATGAATTATTAAAGGAAATGACCTTAAAAGAGAAAGTAAGTATGATCCATGGGAGTGGATTGTTTCGAACAGAAGGGATAGAACGATTAGGTATTCCGCCACTTATTACATCGGATGGACCAATGGGGGTACGGAATGAATTTGAGGATGCCTCGTGGAAGACAATCGGTAATTCCGATGATTTCGTTACATACCTTCCTTCAAATACAGCACTTGCTGCAACGTTTAATCGTGAACTTGCATATGAAGCTGGAAAAGTCCTTGGTTGTGAAGCTAGGGGCCGCGGTAAAGACGTTATTTTAGCACCAGGAATCAATATTCAAAGAAGTCCGCTGTGTGGTAGGAATTTTGAATATATGAGTGAAGATCCAAAGTTAATAGAGGAAATCGTTGTACCATTTATTCAAGGAATACAAGAAAATGATGTAGCAGCATGCGTCAAACATTTTGCAGCCAACAATCAAGAGATAGAGCGTTTATGGGTAGATACCTACATGGATGAACGTACCCTTAGAGAAATTTATCTCCCTGGATTTTATGCGGCAATATCAAAAGGAAATAGTTATACCCTAATGGGAGCTTACAATCGTTTATTTGGAGAACATTGTTCGGAGAGTAAATATCTATTAACAAAGGTACTAAGAGAAGAATGGGGATACGATGGAACGGTCATCTCTGATTGGGGAGCCGTACATAATACGAAAAACGCAGCAGAATCATCCCTTGATATAGAGATGTCAGTTACTGATAACTTTAATGAATATTTTATGGCGGATCCTCTTATTAAAGCAGTTGAGAATGGTGAAATTAGTGAAGAGCATATCGATAAAAAAGTAAAGAATATTTTACGCCTTATGTATCGTCTTAAAATGATAGGAAGTAAAAAGGAAGAGCGTATGAGTGGTACATATAATACACCAAAACATCATGAGGTGGTACTAAATACTGCAAGGGAAGCTATTGTTCTATTAAAAAATGAAGAGAAACGTTTACCTATTAAGACAACAGGACTTAAGAAAATTGCAGTCATAGGACATAACGCAGAGAAAGTGCATGCAAATGGTGGAGGAAGTTCTGAAATTAAGGCTCTTTATGAAATTTCACCATTAATGGGCATCAAAAAACTTCTTGGTGGTAATGTTAAGGTAGAATATGCAAAAGGTTATTATGTACCAGAGAAGAAAGACCACTCGGAATTAAATTGGCAAGAAGCAAGTCTTTTAAGCCATGATGAAGCAATTATAAACACTGCTGAATCTGTAGATCAGAAAATGAAAGAGAGAATGGAAGAAATAAAGAGACAGCAGAAGCTATTACGAGAAGAAGCTGTAGCACTAGCAAAAAAAGTGGATGAAGTAATAATTGTTGGTGGTTTAAATCATGATTACGATTGTGAAGGATGGGATCGAAGCGATTTATTACTTCCATATGCTCAGGAAGAATTAATTAATGCAGTGTTAGAAGTGAATGCAAATGCTGTGATTGTAATGATAACAGGTGCTCCAGTAAGTTACCAAGCATTTGTAAATAAGGCAAAGGCCATCCTTTGGACTTCGTATATCGGAATGGAAGGGGGAACTGCATTAGCAGAAGTTTTATTTGGGCAAGTTAATCCTTCTGGCAAACTTCCTATGACAATACCAAAAAGTCTAAATGATTCTCCTGCACATGTATATGGGGAATATGGAACAAAAGAATCCGTAACATATAAGGAAGGTCTATTGGTAGGATATCGTTATTTTGATACGAAGGAAGTGGAGCCTGAATTTTGTTTTGGACATGGGTTATCCTATACAACATTTGAATGTAAGGATCTTTTAGTTTCAGTGGATGAGTTGACGAATGAGAACGATCTTAGGGTTTCTCTTTCTATGTCTGTGAAGAATACGGGTGATATATATGGAGGGGAAACGATACAAGTTTATATTAAAGATATGGAAAGTTCTTTAATTCGCCCAGTCCATGAGTTAAAAGAGTTTAAAAAAGTATTTTTAGCCCCATCAAAGGAAGAAACGATATGTTTTGAACTTCATAAAGAGGCATTTTCCTTTTATGATGATACGAAATCATGCTTCGTGGTGGAGCCAGGGAAATTTATAATTGAAATAGCAAGCTCATCAAGAGATGTTTCTCTGCAAGGAGAAATAACAATTGAGAATAGTTATACTTATACTCTTAGTAAACCTTGA
- the gltX gene encoding glutamate--tRNA ligase codes for MSKVRTRYAPSPTGRMHVGNLRTALYEFLIAKHEGGDFILRIEDTDQERFVEGATDIIYRTLNKTGLIHDEGPDKDKGFGPYVQSERQATGIYLEYAKQLVEKGEAYYCFCTKERLESLKSTVSEDGSESKEITKYDKHCLHLSKEEVEENLKKGMPYVIRQNMPLTGTTTFKDEIYGEITVENSELDDMILIKSDGYPTYNFANVIDDHLMEITHVVRGNEYLSSTPKYTRLYNAFGWKEPEYIHCPLITNEEHQKLSKRSGHSSFEDLIEQGFVTEAIVNFIALLGWSPSSNEEIFSLDELIKEFDYHNINKSPSVFDMNKLRWMNSEYIKRMDSEKYYEYALPYIKEVIHKDYDLKFIADLVKTRIETFLDIKDMIDFLEELPEYDVAMFTHKKMKTNSENSLVVLQDVLPRFEELEDYSISSIESVLMGYIAEKEIKNGQGLWPVRTAVSGKQSTPGGAYEIMNILGKEESLRRIRIAIDKLSNDVNA; via the coding sequence ATGAGCAAGGTTAGAACAAGATACGCACCAAGCCCAACAGGCAGAATGCATGTAGGTAATTTAAGAACCGCTCTTTATGAGTTTTTAATAGCAAAACATGAGGGTGGTGACTTTATCTTAAGAATAGAGGATACTGATCAAGAACGTTTTGTGGAAGGTGCTACTGATATCATATATCGTACACTTAATAAAACAGGTCTAATTCATGATGAAGGTCCAGATAAAGATAAAGGCTTTGGTCCTTATGTTCAGAGTGAGCGTCAAGCAACAGGAATCTATCTTGAGTATGCAAAGCAATTAGTTGAAAAAGGAGAAGCTTACTATTGCTTTTGTACAAAAGAACGCTTAGAAAGCTTAAAAAGTACGGTTTCTGAAGATGGTAGTGAGAGTAAAGAGATCACTAAGTATGACAAACATTGCTTACATTTAAGTAAAGAAGAGGTTGAGGAAAACTTAAAGAAGGGTATGCCATATGTAATTCGTCAAAATATGCCTCTTACTGGTACAACTACTTTTAAAGATGAAATCTATGGAGAAATTACGGTAGAAAATTCAGAACTTGATGATATGATTTTAATTAAGTCCGATGGATATCCAACCTATAATTTCGCAAATGTAATTGATGATCATTTAATGGAAATTACACATGTAGTAAGAGGAAATGAATATTTATCTTCTACACCAAAATATACTAGACTTTATAATGCATTCGGATGGAAAGAGCCAGAGTACATTCACTGTCCTTTAATTACAAACGAAGAGCATCAAAAGCTATCAAAAAGAAGTGGACATTCTTCTTTTGAAGATTTAATAGAGCAAGGCTTTGTTACAGAAGCAATTGTAAACTTTATCGCACTTCTTGGTTGGAGCCCATCTTCCAATGAAGAAATCTTTAGCTTAGATGAATTAATCAAAGAATTTGATTATCACAACATTAATAAATCACCATCTGTTTTTGATATGAATAAACTTCGTTGGATGAATAGTGAGTATATTAAACGTATGGACAGTGAGAAATACTATGAATATGCACTACCATATATTAAAGAAGTAATTCATAAAGACTATGATTTAAAATTCATCGCTGACTTGGTAAAAACAAGAATCGAAACATTCTTAGATATTAAAGATATGATCGATTTCTTAGAAGAACTTCCAGAGTATGATGTAGCTATGTTTACACATAAGAAGATGAAAACAAACTCTGAAAACTCTTTAGTAGTACTACAGGATGTATTACCAAGATTTGAAGAACTTGAGGATTATTCAATTTCATCCATTGAAAGTGTATTAATGGGTTATATTGCTGAAAAAGAAATTAAAAATGGCCAAGGATTATGGCCAGTTAGAACTGCAGTTTCTGGAAAGCAATCCACACCAGGTGGCGCTTATGAAATTATGAATATTCTTGGAAAAGAAGAGAGTCTTCGTCGTATCCGCATTGCAATTGATAAATTAAGCAATGATGTGAATGCATAA
- a CDS encoding diacylglycerol/lipid kinase family protein: MYHFIINPHSRTGKARILWEQLKEELTHRHVDYKEYFTERPGHATTFAKQICEENQGIKNIIIVGGDGTANEVINGIDSYKEVVLGYIPTGSSNDLARGLQLPKTPQKALEHILNPKRFQSIDHGIITYLDNNTSHKFAVSCGIGYDASVCKEALRSKAKKTLNKIGLGKLTYLYIGIKQIFQNVPTDAEIIINGKKSITVKNVIFIASMIHKYEGGGLLMAPTAKSNDRKLTVCIVSNISKLKILFLMPTLFFGKHTLSKAVQLFDCDTLEIKTKNPSIVHTDGEFGDYHKHMRLSCTKEQIRMIV, from the coding sequence ATGTATCATTTTATTATTAACCCTCATTCCAGAACTGGGAAAGCACGTATTTTATGGGAACAATTAAAAGAAGAACTAACACATAGACATGTTGATTATAAAGAATATTTTACTGAGAGGCCTGGACATGCAACTACATTTGCAAAACAGATCTGTGAAGAAAATCAAGGAATAAAAAACATTATAATTGTTGGTGGCGATGGTACCGCAAACGAAGTAATAAATGGCATCGATTCATATAAAGAGGTGGTATTAGGATATATTCCTACTGGCTCAAGTAATGACCTTGCAAGAGGATTACAACTTCCAAAAACCCCACAAAAAGCATTGGAACACATATTGAATCCAAAGCGTTTTCAATCAATAGATCACGGAATCATAACTTATCTTGATAATAATACTTCCCATAAATTTGCCGTTAGTTGTGGCATTGGTTATGACGCTTCTGTATGTAAAGAAGCGCTTCGTTCTAAGGCTAAGAAAACGTTAAATAAAATAGGTTTAGGAAAACTAACGTATTTATATATTGGCATAAAGCAAATATTCCAAAACGTACCGACAGATGCAGAAATTATCATCAATGGGAAGAAAAGTATTACAGTAAAAAATGTTATATTTATTGCATCAATGATTCATAAATATGAAGGTGGGGGGCTATTAATGGCTCCAACTGCAAAATCAAACGATCGAAAATTAACGGTTTGCATTGTTTCTAATATTTCTAAGCTGAAAATCTTATTTTTAATGCCAACCTTGTTCTTTGGAAAACATACTTTATCCAAAGCCGTTCAACTTTTTGATTGTGATACCCTTGAAATCAAAACAAAAAATCCATCAATTGTTCATACCGATGGTGAATTTGGTGATTATCATAAACATATGCGCTTATCCTGTACTAAGGAACAAATACGAATGATTGTATAA
- a CDS encoding ATP-dependent helicase, which yields MMTLSEAQKEAITHKQGPMLVLAGPGSGKTLVITKRTQYLIEDCGINPARILVITFTKAAAEEMKERFAKLMNGKNLGVNFGTFHAVFFKILRYAYNYNASNIISDEQKYRYYKELIDELDIEIEDEKEFIEGISSEISLVKSEKMDINNYYSMNCSEDNFAKLYAGYEKKLRKANLIDFDDMLLLCYELLVARADILALWQQKYEYILIDEFQDINKIQYDIIRLLAKPQDNLFIVGDDDQSIYRFRGAKPEIMLNFSNDYKNAKKVLLNYNYRSKGKIVEAALRVVKNNSKRYEKEITTIHEEGKEVEIKVVSDLPEENKTVLDLINHYHKQGFAYSQIAILYRTNTQPGALVEKLMEYNIPFRMRDAIPNIYEHWITKNIMAYIKIAMGCMDRSLFLQIINRPKRYIARDCFADQVVNLEKVKEYYSDKNYVVERIEKLEYDLALLKKTNPFAAITYIRRAIGYDEYLREYADFRRMKVEELYDILSELQENSRDFKTYEEWFTHIDEYQEELKRQVEQRKNKFYDGVSLSTFHASKGLEYDVVIIIDANEGITPHRKALLLEDMEEERRMFYVAMTRAKSRLHIYSVKERFHKELACSRFVGEMLLDRDFLVKGARVKHKMYGEGVVIDNRDGKLSVKFDKIFLPKTLDIDFCIKGQLIESVSEIKSSE from the coding sequence ATGATGACATTAAGTGAAGCACAAAAGGAAGCAATAACCCATAAGCAAGGTCCTATGCTCGTACTTGCAGGTCCAGGTTCGGGGAAAACCTTGGTAATCACAAAACGTACCCAATATCTGATTGAAGATTGTGGGATTAATCCAGCAAGAATTCTAGTTATTACATTTACAAAAGCGGCAGCGGAGGAAATGAAGGAACGCTTTGCAAAACTTATGAATGGAAAAAATCTAGGTGTGAACTTTGGTACATTTCATGCGGTGTTTTTTAAGATATTGCGATATGCTTATAACTATAATGCATCCAATATTATTAGTGATGAGCAAAAGTATCGTTATTATAAAGAATTAATCGATGAACTTGATATTGAAATCGAAGATGAAAAAGAATTTATTGAAGGAATTAGCTCTGAAATTAGTCTTGTAAAATCGGAGAAGATGGATATAAACAATTATTATTCCATGAACTGTTCTGAGGATAATTTTGCAAAATTATATGCTGGGTATGAAAAAAAGTTGAGAAAGGCCAACTTAATTGACTTTGATGATATGCTTTTGCTGTGCTATGAACTTTTGGTAGCAAGAGCAGATATTCTGGCGCTTTGGCAACAAAAATATGAGTATATATTAATTGACGAGTTTCAAGATATTAATAAAATTCAATATGATATTATACGCTTGCTAGCAAAACCACAAGATAATTTGTTTATTGTTGGTGATGATGATCAAAGCATTTATCGATTTCGTGGTGCAAAACCAGAAATTATGTTGAATTTTTCAAATGATTATAAGAATGCTAAAAAAGTACTCTTAAATTATAACTATCGCTCTAAGGGAAAAATTGTGGAAGCTGCCCTTCGTGTTGTTAAAAATAACTCTAAGCGTTACGAAAAAGAAATTACGACAATCCATGAAGAGGGAAAAGAGGTCGAAATAAAAGTTGTTTCAGACCTACCAGAAGAGAACAAAACGGTTCTTGATTTAATTAATCATTATCATAAACAAGGATTTGCCTATAGTCAAATAGCGATTCTTTATCGTACGAATACACAACCAGGAGCTCTGGTAGAAAAATTAATGGAATATAACATACCTTTTCGTATGAGAGATGCCATTCCAAATATTTATGAACATTGGATTACTAAAAACATAATGGCGTATATTAAAATAGCCATGGGATGCATGGATCGATCGTTATTTTTACAAATTATAAATCGTCCAAAACGATATATTGCAAGAGATTGTTTCGCAGATCAAGTGGTAAATTTAGAAAAAGTAAAAGAATATTATTCTGATAAAAATTATGTTGTAGAGCGAATTGAGAAATTAGAGTATGATTTGGCTTTACTTAAAAAAACAAATCCATTTGCGGCAATTACTTATATTCGAAGAGCAATCGGATATGATGAATATCTAAGAGAATATGCAGATTTTCGTCGTATGAAAGTGGAAGAACTATATGATATCTTAAGCGAACTTCAAGAAAACTCAAGAGATTTTAAGACCTATGAGGAATGGTTTACTCATATTGACGAATATCAAGAAGAGTTAAAAAGGCAGGTAGAGCAAAGAAAAAACAAGTTTTATGATGGAGTTTCTCTCTCTACTTTTCATGCTTCCAAAGGTCTAGAATATGATGTGGTTATTATAATAGATGCCAATGAAGGTATAACACCTCATCGTAAAGCTTTATTATTAGAGGATATGGAAGAAGAACGTAGAATGTTCTATGTGGCAATGACTAGGGCAAAAAGTAGACTTCACATTTACTCTGTGAAGGAGCGCTTTCATAAGGAACTTGCTTGCTCAAGATTTGTTGGTGAAATGCTGCTTGATCGTGATTTCCTAGTGAAAGGTGCAAGAGTCAAACATAAGATGTATGGAGAAGGCGTAGTAATTGATAATAGAGATGGAAAATTGAGTGTTAAGTTTGATAAAATCTTTTTACCAAAGACTTTAGATATTGATTTTTGTATTAAGGGACAGTTGATAGAGAGTGTTTCGGAAATAAAAAGTAGTGAATGA